DNA from Eucalyptus grandis isolate ANBG69807.140 chromosome 5, ASM1654582v1, whole genome shotgun sequence:
TTGATTACTTGTTATAGTTACAACTTTTTAAGAGAATTGGGCCTAAAATACTTCCATTGTCGAAAGTTGCATGGATTCATAGAAAATCATTATCTCAAAATGCTTGCGATGACTAACAAGGAAGACCTTATAATCAGAAATGGTTTCCGAAAAATTTGCATTATGACAGGccaattatttcaactaaaactACGAAAGTAGTTTAAGGAGACAAGATTCTACACCTCTTGCTAAATTAccataaaattgaaataccATGATTTCAACTAAAGCTATAGAATTTTACACCTTCCTTGCTAAATTGCCATATGATATTATTGTTTATTGACTAAAAGATGAAGAGATTTGTTCTAAGAAATCCAAACCATTGCAGTCAAGCTAAACTGCTTTTGatacagaagaagaagagaacaatTCAAGAAGACCCTTCAACTTTGgatttcctctttttgaaaGCCTTAGGCTTGTATCCCTCTTGCAACAGCTTCTCAACTTCCTCGATATGTAACCCCTTGGTTTCCGGCACCAAGAAGTAAATGGCGATGAGCCCGAGAAAGGAAAACCCGGCGAAAAGGAGGAAGATGCCGGCCGAGCCAAGAGCCTCTGTCAAGGTCAAGAACGTCTGGCTCACAACTAAATTCGAGCTCCAGTTGGCGACCGCTGCAATCCCTCCCCCGGTGCCTCGATATCTCAGTGGGTAAATCTCTGAATTCACGATCCATGGCACGGTTCCCATCCCAGGTGCATAAGATATGATGTACAGACCAAGGAGAAGGACGGCGAATATTCCGAACTTGCTTGGACAGCCATTCTCGAACCATATCCGTCGCTCGCCTCGGCACATGCCCCTTATTCCTTTGTCAGAAATCATACATGCTCCAGGTTGATACTAAATAACAAACGAACACAATACACAAGCTTAGCTTATGCATTATAAAAAGGGACGAAAATACTCAGGACAAATTGCTCGAAAAGAATAATTGAAGCAAAGTTTACCTTATTTGTACCATCGGCACAAAATGCACATTTAGTGTGTAAGCAAGACATGCAGTTCCATGAGGCTGCATTTGGAGCCGACAAATAAGCGGGACATGTAGTGTTTCCACCGAAGTGGCTAGACCCCAACTTACTAACCGCAGGGGCGTGTAGAGACGCTTGCCAGAATAAGACGGACAACACAACCAAGCAAGCAATAATACCAAACATGGAAACAATCATCAACCTTCTCCGTCCATATCTATCGACAAATGCCATGCTCACAACAGTACCAACCACATTGAGGCCGGCAGTTATGAGGGAGAGAGCCAAAGCGGTCTTGTTCGAAGCAAACCCAGCAAACTGAACTATCGTCGGACTGTAATACAAGACCGTATTAATTCCCACAAACTGCTGAGCCACTTGAACCGTAATTCCAGCATATAATCCTCTTCGAACTACCGGGTTACTCCAAGCACCCTTCACTTTGGCAATCATACTCTCTGCCACGATGCTCTCATCGGCTATTTCGGCTTCAACAGATTCTTGTAGGGCATTCATTTCGTCCTCGACCTCATTGGCAGGataaatcttgtccaaaatacTCCTAGCTTCATCGATCTTGTTCTGTTTTACAGATCAGAGACAATATAATGTACCAGCCCATGTGGTAGACACACGACTTTATGTTAGAATACAGAAGTAGGAAAATGGATTAAGTCATTCCCCATAGTCCAGCTAATTTGACAAAACTCTATTACATAATATAAACATGGGTCGCATCAAAAAAAGTTCCAAGACGAACTCTCAACTCAATCACGACATGCATCTTATTTAAAAGAATCAGCAACCGAACCTGATGAACATACCATTAAGATACATAATTATCAACAATGgatcaaacaacaaaaaatgaataatttttggGTTCATGCTCCAGGTAGAGAAATAAGTGTCTAACATACAAACATTTGCAAGATCAAGTCTATAATTTTTACAAAACTCAACAAAGTATATAAAACTGAAAACTGATAGTGAAAACAAAATGGAAGTCAAGAAAATTATACCAGGTCATGTCATGTACAATAGGGGCTTCCCAGACCCGGAAGAATAGAATTAACTGAAAACTAATCCCTCTCCACGATCTCAAATGGTAACCCCCAAGCATTTAATTCTCCACAGTTTGTCTGAATGCATAGCTAGCAAAACCATTAttcaaacaagaaaatgatGTGTGACTTAACTACTAAGCAACATGAAACCAGATTCCttgttttaaaagaaactaaaaattaatcaataaatcGATTATGCCTCCAAAAGCTATGATTGTAAGAAAAAGACTAGAATTTTCCATAGACAAATTCTCAGTATACATCCATGCAACTATTACAATCAGATACAAGACCAGTAGATACTAAAATGTGAAATAAGTTAAGAGCTTCGACCCTTACCTTTCTGTAGAGCCACCTTGGAGACTCTGGCAGAAATAACATGAGGATGAATTGAACAAGGGCAGGAAGTCCAGCTACCCCGAGCATCCAACGCCAAGTCCCAGGTGCCTAAAATTCGAACAGGCCAACTTATTCACTTATCTTAAATCGCTGATATAGGAGAAGGATATTATGCTGGATTACGCATACATGAGTGAAGGCCAGATTGATGAGATAAGACAAGAATTGCCCTCCGGTAATGAGGAAACCATTTGTGCTAACTAGCGCGCCCCTTATCCTAGCAGGAGAAGCTTCGGAAATGTAGAGAGGCGCGGTCATGGAAGCCATTCCAACGCCTAAACCTACGAGTATTCTTCCGATGATGAGCATCCATGGAGCTACAGAGGCGGCCATTACGACTGCACCAATAAAGAACAGGGCATCGGCCAGAAGTATCGATATTTTCCTTCCGAATCTATCGTTCATCCACCCACCAACAGCAGCTCCAATGATAGCTCCAGCAACAGCCATACTCACAATAGTTTCCTTCGAGCAGACAAGAACTTTTGAGAATTAACGTACTCAAGAAACATAAGCAGTGTACAGGAAATGAGGAAGAATTAGTTACCTGTAGCCACGTTTTCTTGTCGACCTCTTCGAAGTCCTCCCGAATATAGAGCAACGCCCCAGAAATGACCCCTTCAACCAGAGGAAATGAGGTATTCAGGTTTATGTACTATTCGAGGAGCGTTCGTTCCTCTTAACAGGTGATGCTTTTCTATTTTATGCTAAATCTCAATTAATAAAGAGGCAGACActcaaaaaggcaaaagaactGACTACTTGCTCCAACAAGCATAAGGACTGGGAGCATGTACAACAGGCATGGATAAGATTATCAATACTACTAAAAACTGAGTTATAGAATCTCATGTACATTTTGTCTTAAGTTATGGGGTCCGATTCTAGGTTGATAAGCGAACTAGGATGGAggaaaaagtaaatgaaaagaaaaggccaGTGGAAACAGAGAAGCAAAATGGGAACAGAAAAGGTTAAAACagtttaaaagaaagaagactaCCCACTCTTCTCACTGGAGGTTCACAatgagagagagcaaagaacTTGTTTCATACCTTAgtaagaaaacaattaaatcaaAAGACAAACTATTTTATTTACAAGTTTTTTGGCAAAACTCGACCTAGGAAAAGAATTTGATAGAACAAAAGCACCATGGCGGACTGCCAATCATCCCGATCAGGCTTAAACATTCCTTTATCCACTTTAATTAGCTGTAAATCGTAGCaaatggaaataaaatcaaGGCAAGAGCTTGATCTACCTGTGTCATAGCCAAACAGCAATCCACCAATTCCAGCCGACAGTGCGAGCCTCATGATATACGGCGCCTTCCATGTGGTGCGCCAACATTCGGTGAGCTCTGTCTTATCGGGTTTGGTATGACCTCCCTCCATCTTGTCCCTTCCTCGCACACACACTTCGGAAGGAACCACAACAATATCTTAAATCCGGGATTTTCTGagaaaaaccaaagaaagagTCAGTAATCTGCTTATTGGAAATGGACAAAAGGCGAAAATGATCAAAAGCCTTCCCCTCCAAACACGAAAAAGGCATAATTTTTTATACCAATCCAAATTAGTAAAGTCAAGCTAGTGACTGTTCCTATCATCTCTTTTACCGTGTGCCGCATATTATTTTACAACTAGGATAAAAACAAACCTTTCAATGTTACACTCCAAAGCTTCCACCTTTTCGTCTGACAActtcaattattttattctatcgAGAACCCGACAAATGATAAACCAAGAAAaaccagaacaaaaaaaaaaaaaaacagaggccAAAATCACGCAACCCATCGATCCCACCGAATCTGATCAACCGAACTCTGCATGAGGCACTAGAACAGAGAATCACATATCCAAAATGACACATACCCAAATGCACTCCGAATTCCTAGCGTCAAAATCCATCACTCAACTGAACGCACGATGGAGAAACGGGGAAAACAAGAACGGGAACAGAGCATTACCCAGAACCAGAACCAGGAAAAGCCTCCTTCTTTTCTCCTCCCCTgttctctccccctctctctgcTTTCAGGGTCTTCTCGACTACTGCAAATTATGAATAAGACGGCTGATGAATGATGATTCAATGCAATGCCAACGCAGTCTACACGTCCATATATAGGGCGAGAAAAGATCCTGAGCGTCCGTCGGGTAGGTGTGATCCCAAAGATCATTCCAACCTCGTCACTTTTGGAAATAAATCTGTGGCCGGAAGCGCGTGCGGGAGTGACAATGAGATTACCAAGTAAAGGGTGGATGAGGACAATCGAGAAAGAGGCAGGAAAGTTCGTAAAGAAGGCAAGGCGATCAATCGAAAGATGACATCCGA
Protein-coding regions in this window:
- the LOC104445618 gene encoding inositol transporter 4 — protein: MEGGHTKPDKTELTECWRTTWKAPYIMRLALSAGIGGLLFGYDTGVISGALLYIREDFEEVDKKTWLQETIVSMAVAGAIIGAAVGGWMNDRFGRKISILLADALFFIGAVVMAASVAPWMLIIGRILVGLGVGMASMTAPLYISEASPARIRGALVSTNGFLITGGQFLSYLINLAFTHAPGTWRWMLGVAGLPALVQFILMLFLPESPRWLYRKNKIDEARSILDKIYPANEVEDEMNALQESVEAEIADESIVAESMIAKVKGAWSNPVVRRGLYAGITVQVAQQFVGINTVLYYSPTIVQFAGFASNKTALALSLITAGLNVVGTVVSMAFVDRYGRRRLMIVSMFGIIACLVVLSVLFWQASLHAPAVSKLGSSHFGGNTTCPAYLSAPNAASWNCMSCLHTKCAFCADGTNKYQPGACMISDKGIRGMCRGERRIWFENGCPSKFGIFAVLLLGLYIISYAPGMGTVPWIVNSEIYPLRYRGTGGGIAAVANWSSNLVVSQTFLTLTEALGSAGIFLLFAGFSFLGLIAIYFLVPETKGLHIEEVEKLLQEGYKPKAFKKRKSKVEGSS